GTCCACCAGGGCCTTGTTGGCGGCGCCGGCCTTCGGCGGGACCAGGCCGAAGATCGTGCCGGTGAGGACCGAGACCGTACGGCGGCCGGTGGCATCCGTGTAGTTCTCGCTGGAGTACCCGGGGACCTGCCCGCTGTGGCCCCAGACAGTGCCGCAGGGCGTGACCACCTCCTCCAGACCGAGTCCGTACCGGCGGTTCGGGAACTGGGCCTCCTCGGCGACGGTGGTGCGCATCGCCTTCAGCTGGGCGGGCGGCAGGAGTGCGCCGGACAGCAGCGCGCCGGAGAAGCGGGCCCAGTCCCGCGCGGTGGAGACGATGCCGCCGGCGGCCCACTGCGTGCTGGTGTTGATCGAGGTGGTGTCGACATAGCCCGCGGGCCGGGCGGGGCCCGCGAACGCGGTGCCTTCGGGGGTGCCCGCGGGGAGCAGCGGACCGATGCGGGCGGCATCGGGTTCGTAACCGTGGGCGAGTGCGGACCCCTTGACGGCCGCGGACCCGGACCCGCCCTTGGGCCCGGTGTCCGACCCCGTCCCGGCCCCGGTGTCCAGGTACGTGTTCTTCAGGTGCAGCGGTCCGGCGATCCGTCGCCGGATCAGGTCACCCAGGCTGTGTCCGGTTGCCTTCTCGGCGACCAGGCCGAGCGCGATGTAGTTGGTGTTGCTGTAGGAGTAGTCCGTGCCGGGGTCGAACAGCGGGTCGTGCCGGACGCCGGCGGCGAGCAGTTCCCCGGGGGTCCACTGCCGGGTGTCCTGCCCGGTGAACGCCTTGAGGACGGCCGGGTCGTTGGTGTAGTTGAACAGCCCGCTGGTGTGGTTGAGCAGCGTCCGCACGGTGATCGCGGTCCCGTCCGGGATGAGACCGGGCAGCCACTTCTCCACCGGGTCGGTCAGCTGGAGACGGTCTTCGGCGACCAGTTGCAGAACCACGGTGGCGACCATGGTCTTGGTGTTGGAGCCCATCCGGAACCGGTCGCTCGCGGTGAGCGTGTGGTCGGCCGTGGTCCAGGGTGCCTGCCGGGCGATCTCGGTCACTCGGCCGTCCCCTCTGTCGACGCGTACGACCACGCCCGGGGCCCCGGCGTCCACGTCCTTGTGAGCGAGCGCGGTCAGCCGGGCCGAGTGGGGCGTCGCCGTGCCGGGCCGCGCGGTCGGGGTGGGGGCGGTGCCCTGCGCCACCGCGGACGCCTCGCAGCCCGTGAGCGCACCTGTCAGCGCCAAAGCCAGGGTCAGTGTCGCCGCCAATGTCGATGTCTGTGTCGGAGAGGCCTGTCGAGCGGGCCGCGGGTGGGCGGTGTTCCGGGGCATGGGTGTCCTCCTGGACTTCGGGTTCGGGAGTTGGGACGTGGGGCACGGTCTGCCGCACCACGTCGTCCTGCCACTCCAGCCTCACGGCGAGGAGGGCCGGGAACACGGGTGCTGGACCCCCGAGATGGTGGAGGTAACCCCAGTGCGCGGACCCACGCCGCCCGGTCATCATCGATTTCCGGCCCACGACTACGGAGCACGATGAAACGAAATGTGGTCCTGCGATTGGGTCTGCTGGGCCGGTCACTCGTACTGCTGCCGGGCGCGGTCCTCGGCTTCGGGCTGCTGACGTTCTGGATCACCTCGGTGGCAGTCGTCGCGCTCGGGGTCGGCATCCCGCTGACCCTGCTCGCGAGCGTCCTGGTGCGCTGGTTCGCGGACCTGCACCGCCAATGGGCAGCCGACCGACTCGGTGAACCGGTGGCCCGGCCCTACCTTTCGGTACCCGACGGCAGGTGGCCGGTACGGCTGTGGGCGATCCTGCGCGACCCGGCGACCTGGCGGGACTGGGCCTGGCTGGGGGCCAACTCGATCACCGGGTGGTTCACCTACGGACTGTCGCTCCTGTTCTTCCTCTGCGGCGTCGTTTACCTGAGCTATCCGCTGCTCTACGCGCTGACGCCTCCCGAGGTGTTCCGCACACCGCTGGGCAACGGATTCCGGCTGCACAGCGTCCAGGAGTCGTTCGCGCTGGTTCCGCTCGGCCCGGTGTTCCTCCTGCTCTGGTGGACCACCGCCGAACG
This region of Streptomyces ortus genomic DNA includes:
- a CDS encoding serine hydrolase domain-containing protein; the encoded protein is MALTGALTGCEASAVAQGTAPTPTARPGTATPHSARLTALAHKDVDAGAPGVVVRVDRGDGRVTEIARQAPWTTADHTLTASDRFRMGSNTKTMVATVVLQLVAEDRLQLTDPVEKWLPGLIPDGTAITVRTLLNHTSGLFNYTNDPAVLKAFTGQDTRQWTPGELLAAGVRHDPLFDPGTDYSYSNTNYIALGLVAEKATGHSLGDLIRRRIAGPLHLKNTYLDTGAGTGSDTGPKGGSGSAAVKGSALAHGYEPDAARIGPLLPAGTPEGTAFAGPARPAGYVDTTSINTSTQWAAGGIVSTARDWARFSGALLSGALLPPAQLKAMRTTVAEEAQFPNRRYGLGLEEVVTPCGTVWGHSGQVPGYSSENYTDATGRRTVSVLTGTIFGLVPPKAGAANKALVDAAVCAMLGKPVPATSTPTG